Within the Medicago truncatula cultivar Jemalong A17 chromosome 4, MtrunA17r5.0-ANR, whole genome shotgun sequence genome, the region TACGTTGCATGGATACGGGTACAGTACCGGTACCGGgtacaatatatatttttgtttttgaagaagcaaaatagggtatgatatttttataaaaacttaggTACGAGTACATTAAtaatatacaaagaaatgtatttcataagtattaattttaacaaaagaatataCAAGTGTATTTCATAATTTATTACACCCCAAATCAAAATAGACGTAGGAAATAATCAAGAAAATTAAGACAGAAAGAGGATATAAACGTAACAGGAGTCTGATACGGGTACAACATGAGTTTTGGAGAACCCGTATTTCAGAGCTTTTTGCCAAACTCTAAGATTTAATGTGATATGACATGCGTGCTTGTAGGCTCCGTTAATGTTGCAATCGAGAAtagtttcaacaatttttttggaaaaatgagtTATTCTGCATGTATAGGTATTGTTAGTTAATGAATATGTGTAGAGAGAAGATTTAAATAATGTGGTGTATATTTTATGTGTTCATTCCATCTCTTTTAGGCAATGCATGCTGCTCCAATGTATATTGCAGAGACAGCTCCAACGCCAATACGTGGACAACTAGTCTCTTTGAAAGAGTTCTTTATAGTAATCGGAATTGTTGTAAGTTCTCGAACTTTTCCGGTTGAACCTTGAATTTTCATGTCTGTTCTATAAATGCAGAAAAGCAatcaaatttttagtttttcctTCTACTCCTTCATGTAAAGCTTCTTCAATGATAATCTTCTATTATCAAATTACCTTCTGTTCTGAGCTTCTAGGTGTTACTAAAAATGGTCATATGTTGCGTATGTGTGCAGGCCGGGTATGGACTAGGTAGCTTGTTGGTAGACACTGTTGCTGGGTGGCGGTATATGTTTGGAATTAGTAGTCCTGTTGCAGTAATAATGGGATTTGGAATGTGGTGGCTTCCAGCTTCTCCAAGGTGGATACTTTTACGTGCTATACAGAAAAAGGGGGATCTTCAGACTTTGAAAGACACTGCAATTCGTAGTTTGTGCCAGCTTCAAGGTCGTACATTTCATGATTCTGCTCCTCAGCAAGTAGATGAGATTATGGCAGAGTTTTCTTATTTAGGTGAAGAAAATGATGTTACCTTAGGGGAAATGTTTCGTGGAAAATGTCGGAAGGCCCTTGTGATAAGTGCAGGATTGGTCTTGTTTCAACAGGTATTGTAATTGCTCAAGTGAAATAGTGATAATTATAGAGTTTCCAACACTTCAGTATATTTAATACTATAAGATACAAACTGTGACAGATCACGGGCCAACCAAGTGTTCTCTACTACGCTGCATCAATCCTACAGGTGTTATGTTAATTTTAATCAAGGAATAGTATAGCAAATTCGTGTTATCAATTACATATCACCATGGAATTTAATAACACTATTATTATCCAATTAAATTTGGTAGAGTGCAGGATTCTCCTTAGCAGCTGATGCTACCCGGGTCTCTATTCTCCTTGGTGTATTTAAGGtagatttcatattttatcatattcttAATAATTAACATGTGAATTCATGTTATAATATAGTTGTACTATCATAGTTTTGTCAGTTTCGTTAACATCACATGTATGTCAAGGTTTTCTATTATGCACAAAATTAGATTTCACTATGAAGGAATTCTTCAGGGGTGGTTTAGCTTGCCAAGTTATAAATTTAGCTTGCCTTGTTAATAATGCagcaagttatttaattttccATCTACATGATGTGATCATATCAACGATATTTCCTTCTGTTTTTGTTGTAGTTGATTATGACTGGAGTGGCTGTTGTCGTTGTTGACAGACTTGGAAGGAGACCTTTACTACTTGGAGGAGTTTCAGGAATAGTAAGTTCCTTTCTATCTCCTTTCTAGTTCGTGAGAAAGAAACATTTTTAGTTAGTTCTGTATGCTGCTTCAACTTAGATAATTATAGGAATAATGCGACATGAAAATTTCCAGTTGTCGATGAAGTTCAAAGTATAAGAACATGTGGTTATTGTGTTGCAGGTAATCTCATTATTCTTACTGGGTTCATATTACATATTCTTGGATAATGCAGCAGTTCTTGCTGTAGTCGGTTTGCTGCTCTATGTTGGTTGTTATCAGGTGAATaagcttttttcttttctttttccattcATGTCATGATTTATATTATCTGATATGTTGTTTTCACCTAGAtaaggaatttcatttttttccactttttaTCATAATTCCTACATCTATGCTTAC harbors:
- the LOC11446664 gene encoding D-xylose-proton symporter-like 2 yields the protein MASDPEQPPLSSFSQEGKSSTEVRSEREPLLNGIHVPQDYSLSAAILPFLFPAFGGLLFGYDIGATSSATISIQSSSLSGITWYDLDAVEIGLLTSGSLYGALIGSVLAFNIADFLGRRRELLVAALMYLVGALITAFAPNFPLLVIGRLVFGIGIGLAMHAAPMYIAETAPTPIRGQLVSLKEFFIVIGIVAGYGLGSLLVDTVAGWRYMFGISSPVAVIMGFGMWWLPASPRWILLRAIQKKGDLQTLKDTAIRSLCQLQGRTFHDSAPQQVDEIMAEFSYLGEENDVTLGEMFRGKCRKALVISAGLVLFQQITGQPSVLYYAASILQSAGFSLAADATRVSILLGVFKLIMTGVAVVVVDRLGRRPLLLGGVSGIVISLFLLGSYYIFLDNAAVLAVVGLLLYVGCYQISFGPMGWLMIAEIFPLRLRGKGLSIAVLVNFAANALVTFAFSPLKDLLGAGILFYIFSAIAVASLVFIYFIVPETKGLTLEEIEAKCL